Proteins encoded within one genomic window of Lampris incognitus isolate fLamInc1 chromosome 1, fLamInc1.hap2, whole genome shotgun sequence:
- the mrnip gene encoding MRN complex-interacting protein isoform X1, protein MVQEFHVVRCFSCQTFQVQQVKKTKKWSCKMCGEKQSLVKEFGRGSGLDCRRHVQKLNTMRGQMMDEQAAGFMWQEPEDNAAATCENTLQQDYLKKAEEPQVSRWSKYLDASVGGRDQEEQTDEEEENVSTDRKQLHGKRKRKRRDAWTDGGHGSASGTASQRPVQRNTSTIALAPRDEPIAQPAFSQPASRADPGYTSSTSGADPGYTSSTSGADPGYTSSTSGADPGYTSSTSGADPGYTSSTSGVEPGYTSSTSTHNTGASCQPRPTSTMTASKWTWFFSARCPQEDGPSTDDLHSGSGSCGEPVGGLGGAGSVTASSKLKAVVGICQSEEETTGNTTPTPMPILPSFSEAVGQQTRPTKRSYASLPASSVFSMFSTGDDFDDMW, encoded by the exons ATGGTCCAAGAGTTCCACGTCGTGAGGTGCTTCTCGTGCCAGACCTTTCAGGTGCAGCAG GTTAAAAAGACCAAGAAATGGAGCTGTAAGATGTGCGGAGAGAAGCAGTCTCTGGTCAAG GAGTTTGGTCGGGGCTCCGGGCTGGACTGCAGACGTCACGTCCAGAAGCTGAACACCATGCGGGGGCAGATGATGGACGAACAGGCGGCTGGCTTCATGTG GCAGGAGCCAGAGGACAACGCAGCTGCAACCTGTGAGAACACACTTCAGCAGGACTACCTGAAAAAG GCTGAAGAGCCTCAGGTGAGCCGCTGGAGTAAATACCTGGACGCGTCGGTGGGAGGGCGGGACCAAGAGGAGCAGaccgatgaagaggaagagaatgtTTCTACTGACAGGAAACAGCTCCATGGCAAAAG gaagaggaagagaagagatgcATGGACGGATGGAGGACACGGCTCCGCCAGCGGGACGGCGTCACAG CGGCCAGTGCAACGAAACACCTCCACCATCGCACTCGCTCCGAGGGACGAGCCCATCGCTCAGCCAGCCTTTAGCCAACCAGCAAGTAGAGCAGATCCAGGCTACACCAGTTCTACCAGCGGGGCGGATCCAGGCTACACCAGTTCTACCAGCGGGGCGGATCCAGGCTACACCAGTTCTACCAGCGGGGCGGATCCAGGCTACACCAGTTCTACCAGCGGGGCGGATCCAGGCTACACCAGTTCTACCAGCGGGGTGGAGCCAGGCTACACCAGTTCTACCAGTACACACAACACAGGTGCCTCATGCCAGCCCAGACCAACTAGCACTATGACTGCGTCCAAATGGACTTGGTTCTTTTCTGCTCGCTGTCCACAGGAAGATGGACCCAGTACTGATGACCTCCACTCTGGTTCGGGGTCCTGTGGCGAACCAGTAGGAGGACTGGGTGGGGCTGGCAGTGTGACGGCCTCCAGTAAGCTCAAGGCAGTCGTTGGCATCTGCCAATCTGAAGAAGAAACCACTGGGAACACGACGCCCACCCCCATGCCGATACTGCCTTCGTTTTCTGAAGCTGTCGGTCAGCAGACTCGGCCCACCAAGCGGTCGTACGCCTCGCTGCCTGCCAGCTCAGTGTTCTCCATGTTCAGCACAGGAGACGACTTCGACGACATGTGGTAA
- the mrnip gene encoding MRN complex-interacting protein isoform X2, which yields MVQEFHVVRCFSCQTFQVQQEFGRGSGLDCRRHVQKLNTMRGQMMDEQAAGFMWQEPEDNAAATCENTLQQDYLKKAEEPQVSRWSKYLDASVGGRDQEEQTDEEEENVSTDRKQLHGKRKRKRRDAWTDGGHGSASGTASQRPVQRNTSTIALAPRDEPIAQPAFSQPASRADPGYTSSTSGADPGYTSSTSGADPGYTSSTSGADPGYTSSTSGADPGYTSSTSGVEPGYTSSTSTHNTGASCQPRPTSTMTASKWTWFFSARCPQEDGPSTDDLHSGSGSCGEPVGGLGGAGSVTASSKLKAVVGICQSEEETTGNTTPTPMPILPSFSEAVGQQTRPTKRSYASLPASSVFSMFSTGDDFDDMW from the exons ATGGTCCAAGAGTTCCACGTCGTGAGGTGCTTCTCGTGCCAGACCTTTCAGGTGCAGCAG GAGTTTGGTCGGGGCTCCGGGCTGGACTGCAGACGTCACGTCCAGAAGCTGAACACCATGCGGGGGCAGATGATGGACGAACAGGCGGCTGGCTTCATGTG GCAGGAGCCAGAGGACAACGCAGCTGCAACCTGTGAGAACACACTTCAGCAGGACTACCTGAAAAAG GCTGAAGAGCCTCAGGTGAGCCGCTGGAGTAAATACCTGGACGCGTCGGTGGGAGGGCGGGACCAAGAGGAGCAGaccgatgaagaggaagagaatgtTTCTACTGACAGGAAACAGCTCCATGGCAAAAG gaagaggaagagaagagatgcATGGACGGATGGAGGACACGGCTCCGCCAGCGGGACGGCGTCACAG CGGCCAGTGCAACGAAACACCTCCACCATCGCACTCGCTCCGAGGGACGAGCCCATCGCTCAGCCAGCCTTTAGCCAACCAGCAAGTAGAGCAGATCCAGGCTACACCAGTTCTACCAGCGGGGCGGATCCAGGCTACACCAGTTCTACCAGCGGGGCGGATCCAGGCTACACCAGTTCTACCAGCGGGGCGGATCCAGGCTACACCAGTTCTACCAGCGGGGCGGATCCAGGCTACACCAGTTCTACCAGCGGGGTGGAGCCAGGCTACACCAGTTCTACCAGTACACACAACACAGGTGCCTCATGCCAGCCCAGACCAACTAGCACTATGACTGCGTCCAAATGGACTTGGTTCTTTTCTGCTCGCTGTCCACAGGAAGATGGACCCAGTACTGATGACCTCCACTCTGGTTCGGGGTCCTGTGGCGAACCAGTAGGAGGACTGGGTGGGGCTGGCAGTGTGACGGCCTCCAGTAAGCTCAAGGCAGTCGTTGGCATCTGCCAATCTGAAGAAGAAACCACTGGGAACACGACGCCCACCCCCATGCCGATACTGCCTTCGTTTTCTGAAGCTGTCGGTCAGCAGACTCGGCCCACCAAGCGGTCGTACGCCTCGCTGCCTGCCAGCTCAGTGTTCTCCATGTTCAGCACAGGAGACGACTTCGACGACATGTGGTAA